The DNA window gtaagatttatattatagttcAGATTCagaagaaaaatatacaaaaaatgtgctaacacacacacatatttgaACAGGGACATGATAGTGTATGATGATAATGTCATAATGGTAACAAAAAGGGAATTTTGTTCACTACTGCCACATAAGCTAATAGAAGTGGGTGTGATCAACGCATGGGCTTCTTATTTGAATAATATGCActatattctgatttcacttcactcttgttcagaaaacacttcactcctattcacagaacacatcactattatttaCCAAACACTTCAGTCACATTCTGATTTGACTTGTCTCATCTTTCAGCTGTTTACAGTTGTTCACCGGTCTGATGGGGTCGACCTCATGACTCTAATTGATAGATTCTGTGACAATTTACAAACTGAGGTTGAACAAATTCCACATATCAAATGGAGCGATGTAGATTTGGTAAATACTGAACACAATTGATTCTTTGTTATGTtcactaattatttttattctgaaattattattattattatctatgtaGGTCTTCTTTCCAATATGTGCTGCAGAACATTACTATGTCATATGCTTCAGATTTAGTACTAGAAGTATAGTGCTGATTGACAATTCGAAGAATGCTGACGATGAGGACATAACAATCAAATATGGTAGCATACCTGCAAATGTGGTAAGTATACACgatatatagtgaagtatttttgtgattaCAGTGAAGTATAGTACTCTTTATAGTAAACTACTTCtgatattcataatgatatattGCAGAGATtgtatttttgtcattatttgacaaaaatggGGTATCACAACCTAAGCAAATCAATACACGATGTGAGCATAGTAAGGCTCAAAATGCCTTGGAGAACAACATCAAATGCAGAAGATTGTGGAGTTTTTTTGATGCGGCATTTGGAATGTTATCATGGCGAGCGTGAACAAGATTGGAAGTGTGGATTAACTGCAAGAAGCAAGGGAATACTCCAAAGGCTTAGAGCAAAGTATTGCAGCGCACTATTATTGTCTGAAAAGAACCATGAGGCATTGAAAAACTTGTCACTAGTATCGAATCATTTTGAAGAATATGGGAAAACAAATATAATAGATGTGGAAAAAAATGGTTGTAAACTTCAAGCGATCATGAACTACTATTGTAGAcaacttcatttaaattcaatagcaagtactttttgtatattaatatcttgtttactatttaattcactgttgtgttgtatctatttgtattatgtttacatggttaaatttatagttgttttgcaaataacagtgaagtgaaatcagaataatagtgatgtattttgtgaacaagagtgaagtgatttgtgaacaagagtgaagtgatttgtgaacaagagtgatacgttttctgaacaagaatgatgtgttttgtgaacaatagtgatgtgttttgtgaacatgagtgaagtgttttgtgaacaatagtgaTGTGtgttctgaacaagagtgaagtgtatTCTGAACACTTACTGCCACTGAGCTTAACACAAAAAACAAGTTTGCATTgctatttaattcactgttgtgttgtatctatttgtattatgtttacatggttaaatttatagttgttttgcaaataacagtgaagtgaaatcagaataatagtgatgtattttgtgaacaagagtgaagtgatttgtgaacaagagtgaagtgatttgtgaacaagagtgaagtgatttgtgaacaagagtgatacgttttctgaacaagaatgatgtgttttgtgaacaatagtgatgtgttttgtgaacatgagtgaagtgttttgtgaacaatagtgaTGTGtgttctgaacaagagtgaagtgtatTCTGAACACTTACTGCCACTGAGcttaacacaaaaaataagTTTGCATTGAGATAAAATTCAATCAAAAGTGTAACAAAATGAATCATTAGTGCTCAAAAAATGCTACAAAGTGAACTATTACTATTCAAATCCTCATTGCCTCTTGTTTGCCTTCTCATGAACCTTTTTGCAGTTCCTAGAATCATAGTGTCCAATCTCATGACAGTTTCCACACTTTCGGCCTGGTTTCATTGCTAACTTCAGTGCTGACTCCCTCTTCGATTTATGCCTACTTCCACTTCCCTTTGTACTAACAACATCAGGAGGATGAACTTCAATATTGGTCGGAACATGTGAGCCATAGAAGTTCTCAATCATTGCGCTCTTCTGTGTGGAAGACAAAACAACACCTTCTCCAAGAAGCTGCTTCTTACCTTCTTCAATAATTGCAGCGAATGCATTGATTTTATCAATGTTCCCTTCAATGCTTTGTGCTATTTCAATGAATAATGCATACAAGTATTTATATGCAATCTTCTTCTTGTCCACAACAAGGTgtatttcttgatcatcacaaaaACCTCCATGTATTGACTTCACAAACTGTGACTTCAACCATCTTCCTCCACACAACTTCTCGGGTATCAGCttaacaaaattatatttcaacacacaaaatatatggcTGCACAATAGACCAAGTCTTTCAAATTTTTTGCATCCACACAAATATGTATCACCAATGGAGTAAGTCACTGTCCATGAGTTTGAATCCTTGTCCTTTATGTCATATACTTCAATATCTCTACTGGTAGACACTCCTAGAGTTGCACAAGAGAAAGAGAAACATGCATATACTATCTCTTCTTGAATTTCATTAAAAGCACTACCACTATATGTCGTCGATGCATGTTTCTCGATTTCCAATCCTGTTCGCAAAATAGGCACTTTTGTTGAATCATAGTATTCAAGCTTTGCACTATTACTTCTTTGAGTCTCTAGAGCATGATTAAAGTTCATATAAAATTGCATAAGATTAGCCCGAGACTTTGAGTACCTTTTGAAGAAGCTATTCTGCGATTCGGATATAGAAGTTGTCTTTATCAACGAACTCATCGGAAAATCACGGAAAAAGGCTGGAACCCAAAATTTTCTGGATGCAAACATTGATGAAAACCAGACATTATTGGCCAGCCCATATCTTTCCATTATAGCATGCCAAGTTTCCTCAAATGCATCAGGTTCTATCAACTCTGACCATACACATGCATTCAGCTCCTTCTTTAATTGTTCACTACCAAGCATGTTCTTTGGCAATTTGTCAGCAACTTTATTCATAACGTGCCACATACACCACCGGTGTCTTGTATTGACAAGGACCTCCTCAACAGCAACTTTCATTCCTAAGTCTTGGTCCGTTACAATGAGTTTGGGAGCCACACCCATACACTTTACAAATTGGTTAAATAACCATGAAAAGGAGTTGGCATTTTCCTTGGACAAAAGGCCAGCAGCAAATGTCACAGGGCGACCATGATTATCCTTGCCCGTAAAAGGAGCAAATATCATACAATACctgaaatgaaaaacaattcactataagcatgcagaaaaagtacatcactcttgttcagaaacaacttcactcttgttcacaaaacacatcactcttgttcagagaatacttcactcttgttcacaaagcacatcactctgaTTCTGATTTTACTGTAATGAACAATAAACTTCACTGAACAATTAACTCTACATTAATGAATGTATACCTGTAATGAAAAACaattcactataagcatgcagaaaaatacatcactcttgttcagaaaccacttcactcttgttcagaaaacacatcactcttgttcagaaaatacttcactcttgttcacaaaacacatcactcttattctaattttactgtAATGAAcaaatttaacaaaaacaaTTTAACAAAATAGTAATTAGTGTGCACATACCTATTGGTTGAGTATGTCGTATCAAACGACACAATATCACCATACAAATGGTAGTTTCTTCTGGCAGTAGGATCACACCAAAACAATCGTGTCAGCCTATCCTTTGAGTTGACCTCAAACTCATATGTAAATGCACTACACAGCTCTTTCTTCCTTCGCATCCCATTCAATAACATCTGTGCATCAGCTCCTTCCACGTATGCTCTAAGGTCACGTCTATAGTTGCGCACTTCTAAAAGTGTACACCCTACATAATCTAATCCACCAAGCACTTCTTTAAGTAAGCTAAAACTTAAAGTTGGACCAATGTTTGCATTAGCACAATCGAGGATGAATTTCTGATGGACTAAATCCAAATTGCGGTTCAAATTCATAAAACGCTTATGGCGTCCCTCGACCATCTCGTGATTATGTTCTTCAACGAAACTTTGTATAATATAACCAACACCCATAATATACTTccaagacactttagcattgcaATAGCACTTAATAGAAGAACGCTTGCGTTTCAACTCAGATTGTTCACTCTTTCTTTGTTGCGTACCTTCTCGGCTACACACCACGTAAATCCAAGTAGTgacttctttttcctttttcgatcCCTTTTTACGGGTGTCAAATCCAACATATCGAGCATAATTGTTGTAGAAGTCCAAAGCACGATCAAGTGTCATGAAACTTTGCTCAATTTTTGGTTTCAATTCATCGGGGCATTTTGGTACGTAAACCACTGTAAAAAAAACACAGCACTCTTGTTCAGAatatacttcactcttgttcacaaataacatcactcttgttcagacaACATTTCACTCTCTGTCACAAAccacatcaatcttattcagAATACACTGCACTTTTGTTCACAAATACACATCACTCtgtttcacaaaacacttcactcttgttcagaaaatacatcactcttattctgattttacttcactcttatttgcaaAACATCTATAAATTTAaccatgtaaacataatacaaatGCCATATGGTTTTAATAATCACTTAACATCACTGAAACAACAATAAATCTAACCACAcaaactacggttttcataatcacaatacacgaaaatattgtatattaaaattaagaaatagtagGAATAATGATTACCTGTAGAATTCTCAGATTCCTCGCCTGAAGATGATGAATCAGAATCAAAATAATCTTCATGCGATCTGATGATTGAATCCATGGAATTGAATCACGTGGAATTGAATTCAATCGCGAATGAAGTAATCAAATTTGTAATCAGAATTGAATTCAGAATTGAATTCAAACGCGAATTCAATCgcaaatgaatgaatgaatcgCGAATTCAATCAGATTTGGAATGAAAGAATCGCAGATTTGGAATGAATGTGAATATGTGATCGCGTAAGatcgcatgtttaaattcatattgtagtttcctaaaataccctcagcatattttctataattaaaataaataatatttattccattaagatttgtggctgagatttgttctctagttatacacttaagattagttatatcttgatcactataatatatatatatatatatatatatatatatatatatatatatatagagggtagtgttaaactccttttctccccttagatttaagtttcttcGCAATCTCGGTCGTTGGATCTGGAGGATGGACGTTCTAGATTAATAGCATATTTATCATCCCGCGCTTCATTATTTGACCAATTTGGTGCATCATGGGGGTGATTTAGTCATTTTTTGTAATCAAAACCGCTGAAAACGTATTTGGCGAAAATTAAGCGGGATCTTCCACTACTTTCCATCATCACACGCATTTACTCACAATCTCGCTCCCGATTCTCTCTCAATAAGCGTCTTCTCATTTTCCAAATTTAgcaaaaaccctagccgccgccCAGTCAAAATCGCGACGATTTCTCGGAGATTCACCACTGGTTCCCTTGCTTTCCAATATCCCTTCCCGGTTTGAACAAGGTTTTACTGCACTACAACAGCAGGTAGGGTTTGGTCGTTTATTTTACGTTTTTTAACAAGCGTTCACGATTCAAACGATTTCAATTAAACCGCGAGTATTTGTTGCCAAAATTTTGTAGGTTTTTCATTGTTTGCTGTTAAGCGCAGATTATGTAACGACTAAAAGAGGAAGACCTTCAAATCCCCAACAATCCCAGAAAGAGGGTGAGATTCTGTTCGGCTGTTGCTCTGTTTCTGTGCTagacatattttaaatttaattcttTAAAGATGTAGTCGAGTTTGTAGATTATTTGTTCATAGCGCAGaatgcattatgtttactacTGTTTGTTCATTACCTGATATAATCTATGCATTATTTTCCTatatgattgcattatttgcctatatgcatgcattatgtttactGTTGTTTTATAGTGTCAAAGAGTAAATGGaatatgtgtatgtgcattACTTGTTATAATTTCTGCATTATATGCATATACCACTGCATTATGTACCTATATGAATGCCGGTATATTCAGTGCTACAACCTTCAATCAACTGCCGTTGGTCATTGGTGAAATAGTGAATGCAATAGTTTTATGCTCATTAATTGAATGAGTTTGTGCATTATGtgtctttttttattcattatatatcatgtatcGTGCATCATGTCAATGCTGTGTTATATTAGTCAAAGAGTAtatggaatatttgtttgttcattacctGATATAATCTAtgcattatttgcctatatGCATGCATTATGTTTGCTGTTGTTTTATATTGTCAAAGAGTAAATGAaatatgtgtatgtgcattatttgttataatctctgcattatatGCATATACGACTGCATTACGTAACTATATGAATGCAGTACGACTGCTGTTGGACATTGGTAAAGTAGTGAATGCAAGTTTGATGTTCATTACTTTGAAGTATCTGTACAGTATATATCTattttctatgcattatattgCATGTTTCATGATGCATTTTACTGTTGTTGGACAGGGACGAAGCAGTTAAGGATTGACATCGGAGACGCAGTCGATGATATCCTGCCTGTGGGAATCGCCTAGAAATTCCGCAAACTACTGTCAGAAGCAATAACTAGTTCAGCTCAAATTAGTTAACTACCACTTTGAGCATCAGTCAAACCAACTTGTACATTATCTATGTTCACGGATGCATGGTATATTAAAAGTGGATATAAATTCATCGGTAGACAGATATATGCATTATTTGAGTAAAACGTTGCATTATGTAGCGAGAACTTGTCATTAATTTGAATGTTGTAGGGAATACGAACTATCAATCGGCTAATGGGTACTTCACCGAGTTAATTATGCACCTAAGAattactttactatttataatatgtacatttcATAATACGTTAATTATGTATAACTTCAACACGCGCTATTTTTAAACGTTGGtattaatgagtacgtactataccctagcccctatgcttattaaacccttaggggaaacaagaaacgtgtgccaaacatcgaaagatgacacatcttattcgtatacattgcagttcacatatggtgcattatatagtaaataatatccattattcgttaccattcggtgcattattcgtatcggtttgaacattgttattaatgagtacgtactataccctagcccctaggcttattaaacccttaggagaaacaagaaacgtgtatcaatcatcgaaacacgacacatgttaatcgtatacattgcaattcacatatggtgcattatatagtcaatactatccattattcgttaccattcggtgcattattcgtatccgtttgaacattgttattaatgagtacgtactataccctagcccctaggcttattaaacccttaggggaaacaagaaacgtgtatCAATCATCGAAACATGACACATGTTactcgtatacattgcagttcacatatggtgcattatatagcCAATACTATCCATTATTCGTTACCATTCGGCGCATTATTCGTATCagtttaaacgttgttattaatgtgtacgtactataccctaacccctagacttattaaaccccta is part of the Salvia splendens isolate huo1 chromosome 6, SspV2, whole genome shotgun sequence genome and encodes:
- the LOC121809176 gene encoding protein FAR1-RELATED SEQUENCE 5-like; amino-acid sequence: MDSIIRSHEDYFDSDSSSSGEESENSTVVYVPKCPDELKPKIEQSFMTLDRALDFYNNYARYVGFDTRKKGSKKEKEVTTWIYVVCSREGTQQRKSEQSELKRKRSSIKCYCNAKVSWKYIMGVGYIIQSFVEEHNHEMVEGRHKRFMNLNRNLDLVHQKFILDCANANIGPTLSFSLLKEVLGGLDYVGCTLLEVRNYRRDLRAYVEGADAQMLLNGMRRKKELCSAFTYEFEVNSKDRLTRLFWCDPTARRNYHLYGDIVSFDTTYSTNRYCMIFAPFTGKDNHGRPVTFAAGLLSKENANSFSWLFNQFVKCMGVAPKLIVTDQDLGMKVAVEEVLVNTRHRWCMWHVMNKVADKLPKNMLGSEQLKKELNACVWSELIEPDAFEETWHAIMERYGLANNVWFSSMFASRKFWVPAFFRDFPMSSLIKTTSISESQNSFFKRYSKSRANLMQFYMNFNHALETQRSNSAKLEYYDSTKVPILRTGLEIEKHASTTYSGSAFNEIQEEIVYACFSFSCATLGVSTSRDIEVYDIKDKDSNSWTVTYSIGDTYLCGCKKFERLGLLCSHIFCVLKYNFVKLIPEKLCGGRWLKSQFVKSIHGGFCDDQEIHLVVDKKKIAYKYLYALFIEIAQSIEGNIDKINAFAAIIEEGKKQLLGEGVVLSSTQKSAMIENFYGSHVPTNIEVHPPDVVSTKGSGSRHKSKRESALKLAMKPGRKCGNCHEIGHYDSRNCKKVHEKANKRQ